From the Glycine max cultivar Williams 82 chromosome 11, Glycine_max_v4.0, whole genome shotgun sequence genome, the window ATCTTGGTTAGTGTCAGAAAGGTCGTTGTTCCATATTCACACTTGAATAATAGATTGGGAAAATCTggtatttgattatttgaagAAGAGAAGACTGAATGGCACGTGAGGTGAGGTCGGTCAGATACAGAGAACTGCACAACTATAAATCTACGATATTTAAGTTTGGAGCCGACGGTGTACGACCAGGACCTAGCTTAATATTCAACTTTCGCTTTGACGTCAATTATTACTACTTTTCTTTTAaggatttaaaaattattagtcacatgtgaaaaatatatatttgtacaaAACATCCAGCAAAAATATAAACGTATACATTatttagaaatatattaaaataaaaggaggagagagttaataaaaaagaaaagaaaacgaaaTAAAGTAATagatgtaataaataatgtgaaaaaacaaaaaaataaaataataggaagataatataaaagaaaactatGTGCATGTTTATAAGACTTATAAATTCTATTATATACGCGTCTGTgaacaagagaagatgaaatgaaagttgttattctcattttatatttttataatatatttttacagtaatgagaaaaaaagataaaaactataaaatatgttatatgataaaatataaaattaaaatatcattattcctggaaaaaaatataaataagactACTGAGTTGACATAAGGCTCAAAATGAAcggttttttatatattacaaattaaGACATTAAATTTAGAGAATAAAAgcttcatttttctcatttttttagagGACATTAAAAACAAGGCTTATACATTTGTTATAAAGATATTATTGttcaattaatatttgataACAAACCGAAATGTCACTCATTAGGATGCTAAAGCTCTAAAAAAAACAGCAATTTTCATTCAGTTTGCTTTCGGGTGCAGAATCTCGTATTTTTCAAACTTGATGGGCCAGATAGATTGCTGATTGGGCCCCAGTTCAATGTGTTTAGCGTTTTAGCCCAAGTCCATTGAATTTTGCATCGACACTCCACCGCTTTTTTCACGCTATTTAAACACAATTTAAACACAATTTAATAATATGGAAAACTAGTCAAGTTATAAAACTATATTCgaccttttttaaaattatttcaataatgattttttaaaaatcattgaaaAGAGGAGTGATATAATTTGTGAGTGTTTCTACATTTGTGTTCTTACTATACTTTCGTTTTTGTTATATTAAAGAAAACTATATCTCTTTTGACTTAAGAATACTCTACCTAcgatttttttaaagcaaaacaaagtaaagatagaattttaattttcaattatgaTGTTTATAtactatttatgaaaataaataagatgttatttttcaatataatttattattatttttaagtttcttaaaatatataatatatttttcaaataaaggaAATCATCCCAATTGTCTTTTCACTTGTGTGCAACCTGTGCTGTACATGGATCctttttgtctttgtttttaaaatgtagAAAATAGTTAAGATGATAATAAATGAAATTAGGTCTCaaatgatcaatttttgaaCTTATTGTCTCATGGTACGCCATTTTATGAATATGTAGAAAGAGAATATTAAGCAATGTAACTGATATGTGAGTAGAAAAAATGGTGACATATGTTGCTTCGATTATTTGTTTTCGATTAAGGAGGAAATGAAGTAATTAAGTAAAGCTGGTTTTGTGAATACTgaataaaatgattttccttatttttatatacttatttgtttattaagaatattatattatcttGTTCAGATTTGACATAATTGAAAAGAAAGTTATCATATTTTCTTACcaaacaatttataaaattatctcattttctatatatttctCGAGTGAAACATACAATTGGGTGAGATGTTAAATGGAGGGAAAGATGTGGCATTGATGAGACTGGCGGTGTCATAAACCATTTCGGTGAATTTGATAAATGTTGAGAAAGTTGTtggtgaaatatttaaaattcttggTCCCGtaacaacaattataaaaaaattaaacgatGCGAGCTTGCTGTTGGATAGAATTGAGTCATCCTATTCATTAGACTCTTTTATTGCtagaaaaaaacttttttttttctgtattttttattttccttttcaacatttttctttttatttcttgaccAGTCCAGAAGAGCCATTGTTTAATGAACACAAGCACGCAATGGAAAATTTATCCACCATCAATTTAttcctaaaaatgaaaatacgcACTTGCAATTAGCTCCTCCTTAGAAAAATGGTAGAGTAGGTACATGTCATCTCTAAATAATAATACTATTtcgtttaatttatttttcgcaATATATCTTCAcagttaatcaattaaaaagtaCCCTAAATgatttgaaatataatatttaaaataattaatattacaaaatattattgtaaattatgattaaattacTATATTAGTAGTACAGtattatgtttttagtctctctgattttaaaaaacgattcgttaaaaaactaaaatacaacaatatttttaaaattaaatagaagataaaaccAGAAACTGAAAGTGCTCTGaacaccaagaaaaagaaaccgTTGGGTTTATACAAACGAATAAATGACGAAGTAACACAAAAAGCAAGCAGATTCATTTGCGCAGCGCAACGAGTCGATGCAAGTGAAGAATCCCCAAAAACCGTTAACTCAAACACGACACTTTCACTTGACTTGACTTGCTTAGCACAACTAACGACGCCTTAAATCCACAATATAAATCTAGTACaccaataaaacaaaacaaaacaaaaccaccATAAACGGTACTCggtttttttatttccatctCCGATCTGAAGCGTGTGATCAGATCGGAACTCACATCAAACTCATCTCCGGCAGCGCGTGATGGCAGAGCATCCTCTGGAGTAAGGGTGAACGGGGCCTCGTGCCCTGTAGCAGTTGTGGGTGTAGTAAGATCTACCAGAACGAGGCGGGCAAGGAATTCGGTTAGCAGAAAGAGCACCGTAGGAGATGTAGTACTTCATCCGCCGCCAGAACAACGATCTCCGACTGTAAGCGTTCTCGACATCCTCTTGGGCGTCGTCTTCGTCGTAGAGCGACATTGTGGTGGGCCACTCCAAGGCGTCCGACATGAGGTTGAAGGCCGTGTCCTCCATGTGCGCCTGCACGGCAACGTGGGAGGTAAAGGCAATGCAGAAGAGTAACAGAGCGAGGGTGAGAAGAGAAGCCATGGGAATAGAGTAGAGAGAGTGAGTATGAGTTTTATTTGTTGTTGGGTGTTGGGGGCAGGGGACAGAGGACAGAGGCTCACATGCGCCAAAGCTGGTTTACAGCTGTGTGTCATCAATGCCTCAATCTACGCGTGGCCATTATTCCTGTGTTCCGCTGCTCCCGTGCTTTCAATTATTCTCTTCGATCCAGTGTGTTGGATGTCATCGCACGGTTTTAATCAATCTCAATATAGCCACCGCTCACTTTAAATTACTCAAATGACAAAttaggggtgtttggtttgactattttgtatttatgtttTCAGTGAAAACAGAGAATGATGATAAAAAGGTGTTTAGttagatttttgaaaatattttcaataaaaatgaaattaggaAACAaccatgaaaataataaaatttcgcTCTCAGTTTCAGTAAAATGGAAATACGATGAtaagaaatgtaattttaagtaaatttaaaaatataaaaaagataaaaagttaatatatcataaatttttagtatttttattttttgaaaatagaaaataagaaatcaaatcaaatatgtttccagaattctaatcttttgaaaatgaaaacagaaaataaaaataaaaaataaaaatgtaaaccaaacacaccctttaactattaaaaaaaacccaTTTTCTTTGGTCACGAAGGTGTGGCGGAATCACGATTTTCTACAATTCTTTATTTGAATCTTCCATCT encodes:
- the LOC100305899 gene encoding protein RALF-like 34 — its product is MASLLTLALLLFCIAFTSHVAVQAHMEDTAFNLMSDALEWPTTMSLYDEDDAQEDVENAYSRRSLFWRRMKYYISYGALSANRIPCPPRSGRSYYTHNCYRARGPVHPYSRGCSAITRCRR